In one window of Deinococcus hopiensis KR-140 DNA:
- a CDS encoding PadR family transcriptional regulator, whose protein sequence is MPPISTFPEDERALLLLGLLMAQDRHGYELHDFIEHNLGHVLPLKKATAYQLLDRLEARGLVDSRAEQHGLRPSRKVYAINAAGRASFRELLAQQLSREEALILPGNVSIMFSEHLPRETVVAGLRTRLAKLDARLAIYAGYTFPFPEGVALAIERIRVLTRADRDWLAATLERLEGERAGHGKTP, encoded by the coding sequence ATGCCCCCCATCTCCACCTTTCCTGAAGACGAGCGCGCCCTGCTGCTGCTGGGCCTGCTGATGGCCCAGGACCGCCACGGCTACGAGTTGCACGATTTCATCGAGCACAACCTGGGGCACGTGCTGCCGCTCAAAAAAGCCACCGCCTACCAGCTGCTCGACCGGCTGGAGGCGCGCGGGCTGGTAGACAGCCGGGCCGAACAGCACGGTCTGCGCCCCAGCCGCAAGGTCTACGCGATCAATGCGGCGGGCCGCGCCTCCTTTCGCGAACTGCTTGCCCAACAGCTGTCGCGGGAAGAGGCGCTGATCTTGCCGGGGAACGTCTCCATCATGTTTTCCGAGCATCTGCCGCGCGAAACGGTGGTCGCCGGGCTGCGGACGCGGCTCGCGAAACTTGATGCCCGGCTGGCAATCTACGCGGGCTACACTTTTCCCTTTCCGGAAGGAGTGGCGCTCGCCATTGAGCGTATTCGGGTGCTTACGCGGGCAGACCGCGACTGGCTGGCCGCCACGCTGGAGCGCCTGGAGGGCGAGCGGGCAGGCCACGGGAAGACGCCGTGA
- a CDS encoding alpha/beta fold hydrolase produces the protein MNKTLPRAALLLLATGLLLTAAQSAATAAGPASITGAPASGAPSLRPALNGERRFLEVPGFGRVAYYADPRGQGRPLILTHSVNAAASAYEMKPLWDAYVGSRPVYALEWPGFGSSDRPDTRYTREGMTRALTALVQQLGTDLDVVALSLGSEFAARAALEEPRIRTLALISPSGLGQPRGGTQRANAGDGGEALYRRLNAVGTPLYALLRTRPSIEYFLSRSFRGPVDRGLVDYSLDTSRQAGAKYAPLYFISGQLFTPDAYGELYSKLRLPVAVLYDRDAFVSFDRLGLFAAQPGVRAVRIEGTDGLPQFEKTAEVRAALDAFWQQP, from the coding sequence ATGAACAAGACTTTGCCCCGCGCAGCCCTGCTGCTGCTGGCCACCGGCCTTCTCCTCACGGCCGCCCAATCTGCGGCCACTGCCGCTGGGCCAGCTTCCATCACGGGTGCCCCAGCGAGCGGCGCGCCCAGCCTGCGCCCGGCCCTGAACGGCGAGCGGCGCTTTCTGGAAGTGCCCGGCTTCGGCCGGGTGGCGTACTACGCCGATCCGCGCGGTCAGGGCCGGCCCCTGATCCTGACCCATTCGGTCAACGCCGCTGCGAGCGCCTACGAGATGAAACCGCTGTGGGACGCCTACGTGGGTTCACGGCCGGTGTACGCCCTGGAATGGCCCGGTTTCGGCAGCAGTGACCGCCCCGACACGCGTTATACGCGGGAAGGAATGACCCGGGCCCTGACCGCCCTCGTGCAGCAGCTCGGCACCGATCTGGACGTCGTGGCCCTCAGTCTGGGAAGCGAGTTTGCCGCCCGCGCTGCGCTGGAGGAACCCCGCATTCGCACCCTGGCCCTGATCAGCCCGAGCGGTCTGGGGCAGCCGCGCGGCGGAACCCAGCGGGCGAATGCCGGAGACGGCGGCGAAGCCCTCTACCGCCGCCTGAACGCGGTGGGCACGCCGCTGTACGCCCTGTTGCGGACCCGGCCCAGCATTGAGTATTTCCTGAGCCGGTCCTTCCGGGGTCCGGTGGACCGCGGCCTGGTGGACTACAGCCTGGACACCAGCCGCCAGGCCGGCGCGAAGTACGCGCCCCTGTACTTCATCAGCGGGCAACTGTTCACGCCCGACGCCTACGGCGAGCTGTACTCCAAGCTGCGCCTGCCGGTGGCAGTGCTGTACGACAGGGACGCCTTCGTCAGCTTCGATCGCCTGGGGCTGTTCGCGGCGCAGCCCGGCGTCCGTGCCGTCCGCATCGAGGGCACCGACGGCCTGCCCCAGTTTGAGAAGACGGCCGAGGTCCGCGCTGCGCTGGACGCCTTTTGGCAGCAGCCGTAA